One Paraburkholderia agricolaris DNA segment encodes these proteins:
- a CDS encoding (Fe-S)-binding protein, with product MSPVFVITVLLWLSVAGLAFALVKRAAYWREGRATAAGAYGWTNLLAIPKRYFVDLHHVVARDPYIAKTHVATAGGAILAMALVFVNYGLAIYSPWLDKLIFLAALVMLVGAVFVWRRRHGAKAVPARLSRGPWDHLPLLLGSFALGLALFIALPAAAMSGALAIIVALLIAVGAFTMTFGAARGGPMKHALAGLLHLAFHPRQERFAERNDNDVVPPTALKVPQLDAKEYGVGKPVEFRWNQLLSFDACVQCGKCEAACPAFAAGQPLNPKKLIQDLVTGMVGGTDEAYAGSPTPGIPVGKHGGAPGKPLVSSLIEADTLWSCTTCRACVQECPMLIEHVDAIVDMRRNQTLVEGNVPGKGPITLANLRETGSSNGYDIGARYDWAVDLQVQVAQPGRPVDVLLIAGEGAFDMRYQRTLRALVKVLNRAGIDYAVLGGVETDTGDTARRLGEEATFQQLAAKLIGTLSQYAFRKIVTADPHVLHSLRNEYRALGGFYEVQHHTALIEELVASGKLSPKAVAAFADRKITYHDPCYLGRYNGETEAPRRLLKSIGIKVVEMERNGLRGRCCGGGGGAPLTDIPGKKRIPDIRIDDARTIGAEIVAVGCPNCTAMLEGVVGPRPEVLDVAELVAAALE from the coding sequence ATGAGCCCCGTGTTTGTCATCACCGTCCTGTTGTGGTTGTCGGTGGCGGGTCTGGCGTTCGCGCTCGTCAAGCGCGCCGCGTACTGGCGCGAAGGCCGCGCCACGGCGGCGGGCGCGTACGGCTGGACCAATCTGCTGGCAATTCCGAAGCGTTACTTTGTCGACCTGCACCATGTGGTTGCGCGCGACCCGTACATCGCGAAGACGCACGTGGCGACCGCGGGCGGCGCGATCCTGGCGATGGCGCTGGTGTTCGTCAACTATGGTCTCGCGATCTATTCGCCGTGGCTCGACAAGCTGATCTTTCTGGCGGCGCTGGTGATGCTGGTCGGCGCAGTGTTCGTCTGGCGCCGGCGGCATGGTGCGAAGGCCGTGCCGGCAAGACTCTCCCGCGGACCCTGGGATCATCTGCCGCTGCTGCTCGGGTCGTTCGCGCTCGGCTTGGCGTTGTTTATCGCGCTGCCGGCCGCGGCGATGTCGGGAGCGCTCGCAATTATCGTCGCGCTGCTGATCGCGGTGGGCGCGTTCACGATGACGTTCGGCGCAGCACGCGGCGGCCCGATGAAGCATGCGCTCGCCGGTCTGCTGCACCTCGCGTTTCACCCGCGTCAGGAGCGCTTCGCCGAGCGTAACGACAACGACGTCGTGCCGCCGACCGCATTGAAGGTGCCGCAGCTTGACGCGAAGGAATACGGCGTGGGCAAACCGGTCGAATTCCGCTGGAACCAGTTGCTGAGCTTCGACGCCTGCGTGCAGTGCGGCAAGTGCGAAGCGGCATGCCCCGCGTTTGCCGCTGGGCAGCCGCTCAATCCGAAGAAGCTGATTCAGGATCTGGTCACCGGCATGGTCGGCGGCACGGACGAGGCCTACGCGGGCAGTCCGACCCCCGGCATTCCCGTTGGCAAACACGGCGGTGCGCCGGGCAAACCGCTCGTGTCGAGCCTGATCGAAGCGGATACCTTGTGGTCGTGCACCACCTGCCGTGCCTGCGTGCAGGAATGCCCGATGTTGATCGAGCACGTCGACGCGATTGTGGATATGCGCCGCAACCAGACGTTGGTCGAAGGCAACGTACCTGGCAAAGGCCCCATCACGCTCGCGAATCTGCGTGAGACCGGCAGTTCGAACGGTTATGACATCGGTGCGCGTTACGACTGGGCCGTCGATCTGCAAGTCCAGGTCGCGCAACCCGGGCGCCCGGTAGATGTGCTGCTGATCGCCGGCGAAGGTGCGTTCGACATGCGCTATCAGCGTACGTTGCGCGCGCTGGTCAAGGTGCTGAATCGGGCGGGAATCGACTACGCGGTGCTCGGTGGCGTCGAAACCGATACCGGCGACACGGCCCGGCGTCTGGGCGAAGAAGCCACTTTCCAGCAACTCGCAGCGAAACTGATCGGCACGCTCTCGCAGTACGCATTCCGCAAGATCGTTACCGCCGATCCGCACGTGCTGCACAGCCTACGCAACGAATACCGCGCACTCGGTGGTTTCTACGAGGTGCAGCACCATACCGCGCTGATCGAAGAACTGGTGGCGAGCGGCAAGCTGTCGCCCAAGGCGGTTGCCGCGTTCGCGGACCGCAAGATCACGTATCACGACCCGTGCTATCTGGGCCGCTATAACGGCGAGACCGAAGCACCGCGCCGGTTGCTGAAGAGCATCGGCATCAAGGTGGTCGAAATGGAACGCAACGGCCTGCGCGGACGGTGCTGCGGAGGCGGTGGCGGTGCGCCGTTGACCGACATTCCCGGCAAGAAACGCATTCCGGACATCCGTATCGACGACGCCCGCACGATAGGCGCCGAGATCGTTGCGGTGGGCTGCCCGAATTGCACGGCGATGCTCGAAGGCGTGGTTGGCCCCCGTCCGGAAGTGCTGGACGTCGCCGAACTGGTTGCGGCAGCGCTGGAGTAA
- a CDS encoding NADH:flavin oxidoreductase, whose product MRYPNLFKPLTLNQLTLRNRIVSTAHAEVYAEPGGLPGDRYIRYYEEKAKGGVGLAVCGGSSPVSIDSPQGWWKSVNLSTDKIVDPLARLAEAMHRHGAKIMIQATHMGRRSAFHGEHWPHLMSPSGVREPVHRGNAKIIEVEEIRRIISDFAAAAKRVKDAGMDGIEISAAHQHLIDQFWSPRTNFRTDEWGGSLENRLRFGTEVLKAVREAVGADFCVGLRMCGDEFHEDGLDHEQLKEIAQAMSETGLIDYLGVIGSGADTHNTLANCMPPMALPPEPFVHLAAGIKSVVKLPVMHAQSIRDAGQAERLLASGMVDLVGMTRAQIADPHMVIKIRDGREDEIKQCVGANYCIDRQYNGLDVLCVQNAATSREETMPHVIAKTRGPKRKVVVVGAGPAGLEAARVAKSRGHDVVLFEKNDYVGGQIMLAAKAPQREQMAGIVRWFDMETKRLGVDRRLGVAADEKTIMAEKPDIVVLATGGSSFTSQVAAWGVEEGLAVSSWDVLSGKVEPGKNVLVYDGVSTHAGAGVADFMSSRGSNVEIVTPDVKVADDVGGTTFPIFYRRLYAQGVIHTPNYWLDKVYEEDGKKIAVIRNEYTEEQEERAVDQVVIENGSTPNDQLYWALKPESVNRGQVDVHKLFASEPQPSLSEELGNGRFLLFRVGDCISMHNIHGAIYDALRLCKDF is encoded by the coding sequence ATGCGTTACCCGAACCTTTTCAAGCCTCTCACGCTGAACCAGCTGACACTGCGCAACCGCATTGTCAGCACCGCGCACGCGGAGGTGTATGCGGAGCCGGGTGGTCTGCCCGGCGACCGTTATATCCGTTACTACGAAGAGAAGGCCAAGGGTGGCGTCGGCCTTGCCGTGTGCGGTGGTTCGAGCCCGGTGTCGATCGACAGCCCGCAAGGCTGGTGGAAGTCGGTGAATCTCTCGACCGACAAGATCGTCGATCCGCTCGCGCGGCTGGCCGAAGCGATGCACCGGCATGGCGCGAAGATCATGATTCAGGCGACGCATATGGGCCGCCGTTCGGCGTTTCATGGCGAACACTGGCCGCATCTGATGTCGCCTTCCGGCGTGCGCGAGCCGGTGCATCGCGGCAACGCGAAGATCATTGAAGTGGAAGAGATTCGCCGCATCATCTCGGACTTTGCCGCGGCCGCGAAGCGCGTGAAGGACGCGGGGATGGACGGCATCGAGATTTCGGCGGCCCACCAGCATCTGATCGATCAGTTCTGGAGTCCGCGCACGAATTTCCGCACCGACGAATGGGGCGGCTCGCTCGAAAACCGTCTGCGTTTCGGCACCGAAGTGTTGAAGGCCGTGCGCGAAGCGGTGGGCGCGGATTTCTGCGTCGGTCTGCGCATGTGCGGCGATGAATTCCACGAGGACGGTCTCGATCACGAGCAACTGAAAGAGATCGCCCAGGCGATGAGCGAAACCGGCCTGATCGATTACCTCGGTGTGATCGGTTCCGGCGCGGATACGCACAACACGCTGGCGAACTGCATGCCGCCGATGGCGCTGCCGCCCGAACCGTTCGTGCATCTCGCGGCGGGGATCAAGTCGGTGGTGAAATTGCCGGTAATGCACGCGCAAAGTATTCGCGACGCGGGTCAGGCGGAGCGCCTGCTGGCGAGTGGCATGGTCGATCTGGTCGGTATGACGCGCGCGCAGATCGCCGATCCGCATATGGTCATCAAGATTCGCGATGGCCGCGAGGACGAGATCAAGCAATGCGTCGGCGCGAACTATTGCATCGACCGCCAGTACAACGGACTGGACGTGCTGTGCGTGCAGAACGCCGCGACCTCGCGTGAAGAAACCATGCCGCACGTGATCGCGAAGACGCGTGGGCCGAAGCGCAAAGTGGTCGTGGTCGGTGCGGGGCCGGCCGGACTGGAGGCGGCGCGCGTGGCGAAATCGCGCGGTCATGACGTGGTGCTGTTCGAGAAGAACGACTACGTGGGCGGCCAGATCATGCTGGCGGCGAAAGCGCCACAACGCGAGCAGATGGCAGGCATTGTGCGCTGGTTCGATATGGAGACGAAGCGTCTTGGCGTCGATCGCCGCCTCGGGGTTGCCGCCGACGAAAAAACCATCATGGCCGAGAAACCGGACATCGTCGTGCTGGCCACGGGCGGTTCGTCGTTCACGTCGCAAGTCGCGGCATGGGGTGTCGAAGAGGGGCTCGCGGTCAGTTCATGGGACGTGCTGTCGGGCAAGGTCGAACCGGGCAAGAACGTGCTGGTGTATGACGGCGTCAGCACCCACGCCGGTGCGGGCGTCGCGGATTTCATGTCGAGCCGCGGCTCGAACGTCGAGATCGTGACGCCTGACGTGAAGGTCGCCGATGACGTCGGCGGCACCACGTTCCCGATCTTCTATCGCCGCCTCTACGCGCAAGGCGTGATTCATACGCCGAACTACTGGCTCGACAAGGTCTACGAGGAAGACGGCAAGAAGATCGCCGTGATCCGCAACGAGTACACCGAAGAGCAGGAAGAGCGCGCGGTCGATCAGGTGGTGATCGAGAACGGCAGCACGCCGAACGACCAGCTCTACTGGGCGCTCAAGCCCGAATCGGTGAATCGCGGCCAGGTGGATGTGCACAAGCTCTTCGCGTCCGAGCCGCAACCGTCGCTCAGCGAAGAACTCGGCAACGGCCGCTTCCTGCTGTTCCGCGTCGGCGACTGCATTTCCATGCACAACATTCACGGCGCGATCTACGACGCGCTGCGCCTTTGCAAGGATTTCTGA
- a CDS encoding DUF5943 domain-containing protein, which translates to MQPQLPIDVDPNTGVWTTDALPMLYVPRHFFTNNHTAVEEALGRDAYAGILYKAGYKSAYFWCDKEAKQHGIAGMAVFEHYLNRLSQRGWGLFKITEADPSSSRARIELHHSSFVLAQPGKEGKLCYMFAGWFAGAMDWVNDTAPAGQRKGPPSHSQEARCAAEGHDHCVFEVAPLAS; encoded by the coding sequence ATGCAACCCCAACTGCCTATCGACGTCGATCCGAACACCGGCGTCTGGACTACTGATGCGCTGCCGATGCTGTACGTGCCGCGCCACTTCTTCACGAACAATCACACGGCCGTCGAGGAAGCACTCGGCCGCGACGCGTACGCCGGGATTCTCTACAAGGCCGGCTACAAGTCCGCATATTTCTGGTGCGACAAGGAAGCAAAACAGCACGGCATTGCCGGCATGGCGGTGTTCGAGCACTACCTGAACCGTCTGTCGCAACGCGGCTGGGGTCTCTTCAAGATCACGGAAGCCGATCCGTCCAGCTCGCGGGCCCGCATTGAATTGCACCACTCGTCGTTCGTGCTCGCGCAGCCGGGCAAGGAGGGCAAGCTTTGCTACATGTTCGCGGGCTGGTTCGCGGGCGCGATGGACTGGGTCAACGATACCGCGCCGGCTGGGCAGCGCAAGGGTCCGCCGTCCCATTCGCAGGAAGCGCGCTGCGCGGCCGAAGGCCACGATCACTGCGTGTTCGAAGTGGCGCCGCTCGCGTCGTAA
- a CDS encoding dipeptidase translates to MSTLHDNSIIIDGLNISKFERSVFEDMRKGGVTAVNCTVSVWESFQKTVDNIAEMKQQIREFGEILTLVRTTDDILRAKKENKTGIIFGFQNAHAFEDNLGYIEAFKDLGVNVVQLCYNTQNLVGTGCYERDGGLSGYGREVIQEMNRVGIMVDLSHVGGKTSSEAIAASNKPVCYSHCCPSGLKEHPRNKSDEQLKEIADAGGFVGVTMFAPFLKRGPDATVEDYIEAIEYVVNLIGEDQVGIGTDFTQGYSTEFFDWITHDKGRYRQLTNFGKVVNPEGIRTIGEFPNLTAAMERAGWSETRIKKIMGENWVRVFGEVWKV, encoded by the coding sequence ATGAGCACTCTGCACGACAACAGCATCATCATCGACGGTCTGAACATTTCGAAGTTCGAGCGCTCGGTGTTCGAAGACATGCGCAAGGGCGGCGTGACCGCGGTGAACTGCACGGTGTCGGTCTGGGAAAGCTTCCAGAAGACCGTCGACAACATCGCCGAGATGAAGCAGCAGATCCGCGAGTTCGGCGAAATCCTGACGCTCGTGCGCACCACCGACGACATCCTTCGCGCGAAGAAAGAGAACAAGACCGGCATCATTTTCGGTTTTCAGAACGCGCATGCGTTCGAAGACAACCTCGGCTATATCGAGGCGTTCAAAGACCTTGGCGTGAACGTGGTCCAGCTTTGCTACAACACGCAGAACCTGGTCGGCACAGGTTGCTATGAACGCGACGGCGGTTTGTCGGGCTATGGCCGCGAGGTGATTCAGGAGATGAACCGCGTCGGCATCATGGTCGATCTCTCGCATGTGGGCGGCAAGACGTCGTCTGAGGCGATCGCGGCCTCGAACAAGCCGGTGTGCTACTCGCATTGCTGCCCGTCGGGGCTGAAAGAGCATCCGCGCAACAAGAGCGACGAGCAGCTGAAAGAGATCGCCGACGCAGGCGGATTCGTCGGCGTGACGATGTTCGCCCCGTTCCTGAAGCGCGGCCCGGACGCGACCGTCGAAGACTATATCGAAGCAATCGAATACGTGGTGAATCTGATCGGCGAAGATCAGGTCGGTATCGGCACGGACTTCACGCAAGGCTATAGCACCGAGTTCTTCGACTGGATCACGCACGATAAGGGCCGTTATCGCCAACTGACGAACTTCGGCAAGGTGGTGAACCCGGAAGGCATTCGCACGATTGGCGAGTTTCCGAACCTGACCGCCGCGATGGAGCGTGCCGGCTGGAGCGAAACCCGCATCAAGAAGATCATGGGTGAAAACTGGGTGCGGGTGTTCGGCGAAGTGTGGAAGGTCTGA
- a CDS encoding serine hydroxymethyltransferase — protein MSNPNPFFEESLATRDAAVRGAILKELERQQSQVELIASENIVSRAVLEAQGSVLTNKYAEGYPGKRYYGGCEYADVIETLALDRIKQLFNAKFANVQPHSGAQANGAVMLALVKPGDTVLGMSLDAGGHLTHGAKPAMSGKWFNAVQYGVNRDTMLIDYEQIEELAQQHKPALLIAGFSAYPRELDFARLRAIADGVGAKLMVDMAHIAGVIAAGRHQNPVEHAHVVTSTTHKTLRGPRGGFVLTNDEEIAKKINSAVFPGLQGGPLMHVIAGKAVAFGEALQPGFKTYIDNVLANAKVLGEVLKAGGVDLVTGGTDNHLLLVDLRPKGLKGNQVEQALERAGITCNKNGIPFDSEKPTVTSGVRLGTPAATTRGFGVSEFREVGRLIVEVFDALRDHPEGHAATEQRVRREIFALCERFPIY, from the coding sequence ATGTCGAACCCGAATCCTTTCTTCGAAGAATCGCTCGCCACGCGTGATGCGGCGGTGCGCGGCGCCATTTTGAAAGAGCTGGAGCGCCAGCAGTCGCAAGTCGAACTGATCGCGTCGGAAAACATCGTGTCGCGCGCGGTGCTCGAAGCGCAGGGTTCGGTGCTGACCAACAAGTACGCGGAAGGGTATCCGGGCAAGCGCTACTACGGTGGTTGCGAATACGCCGACGTGATCGAAACGCTGGCCCTCGACCGGATCAAGCAACTGTTCAACGCGAAATTCGCCAACGTGCAGCCGCATTCGGGCGCCCAGGCTAACGGAGCGGTGATGCTCGCGCTGGTCAAGCCCGGCGACACGGTGCTCGGCATGTCGCTCGATGCCGGCGGCCACCTGACCCACGGCGCCAAGCCGGCGATGTCGGGCAAGTGGTTCAACGCGGTCCAGTACGGCGTGAATCGCGACACGATGCTGATCGATTACGAGCAGATCGAGGAACTCGCGCAGCAGCATAAACCGGCGCTGCTGATCGCCGGCTTCTCGGCTTATCCGCGTGAACTGGATTTCGCCCGGCTGCGCGCGATCGCCGACGGTGTGGGCGCGAAGCTGATGGTGGATATGGCACACATCGCCGGGGTGATCGCGGCCGGGCGTCACCAGAATCCGGTCGAGCACGCACACGTCGTTACGTCGACCACGCACAAGACGTTGCGCGGTCCGCGAGGCGGCTTTGTCCTGACGAATGACGAAGAGATTGCCAAAAAGATCAACTCTGCCGTGTTCCCCGGCCTGCAAGGCGGCCCGCTGATGCATGTGATCGCCGGCAAGGCGGTGGCGTTCGGCGAGGCGCTGCAACCGGGCTTCAAGACCTACATCGACAACGTGCTGGCCAATGCGAAGGTGCTCGGCGAGGTGCTGAAAGCGGGCGGCGTCGATCTGGTGACGGGCGGCACGGATAACCATCTGTTGCTGGTCGATCTTCGTCCAAAGGGCCTCAAGGGCAATCAGGTCGAGCAGGCGCTGGAACGCGCGGGCATCACCTGCAACAAGAACGGTATTCCTTTCGACAGCGAGAAGCCGACCGTCACCTCCGGCGTTCGCCTCGGCACACCGGCGGCCACGACGCGCGGCTTCGGCGTGAGCGAGTTCCGCGAAGTCGGGCGGCTGATCGTCGAGGTGTTCGACGCGCTGCGAGATCACCCGGAAGGTCATGCCGCCACCGAACAACGCGTGCGCCGCGAGATTTTCGCGCTGTGCGAACGCTTTCCCATCTACTAA
- a CDS encoding GlxA family transcriptional regulator produces MSTDRTASLSHFAFMPVPNFTMIAFTNAIEVLRMANYLTGQTLYRWSIVSPTGGPVTASNGLAVDTGPVECVGQPDIVFVVGGIDVQRATTAEHLIALRRFARMGSVLGSLCTGTYALARAGLLAGYACAIHWENMSALKEEFPDTRFLKELFVIDRDRVTCTGGVAPLDMMLNLIAPRVGTARVTQIAEQFIVEHVRDTSAQQKMPLVARLGSANKSLFEVIALMENNIEEPLSREELARLAGMSQRQLQRLFREHLGMTPTHYYLTLRLRRARELLLQTDMSIMHITMACGFQSACHFSKSYRDAFGTAPTRERRKQAPSLAAAPVMAA; encoded by the coding sequence ATGTCCACCGATCGCACGGCGTCGTTGTCGCACTTTGCATTCATGCCGGTGCCGAACTTCACGATGATCGCGTTTACCAACGCGATCGAAGTTCTCCGCATGGCGAACTACCTGACAGGGCAAACACTTTACCGCTGGTCGATCGTGAGCCCCACAGGCGGCCCGGTGACGGCGAGCAATGGCCTCGCGGTCGATACCGGACCGGTCGAATGCGTCGGTCAACCGGATATCGTATTCGTGGTTGGCGGTATCGACGTGCAGCGCGCGACCACCGCCGAGCATCTGATCGCACTGCGCCGCTTCGCCCGCATGGGCAGCGTGCTCGGCAGCCTGTGCACCGGCACTTACGCGCTGGCGCGTGCCGGCTTGCTGGCCGGTTACGCGTGTGCGATTCACTGGGAAAACATGTCGGCGCTCAAGGAGGAGTTTCCCGACACGCGCTTTCTGAAAGAACTGTTCGTGATCGATCGCGATCGCGTGACCTGCACGGGCGGTGTCGCCCCGCTCGACATGATGCTCAACCTGATCGCGCCGCGCGTCGGCACGGCACGGGTCACGCAGATCGCCGAGCAGTTCATCGTCGAACATGTGCGCGATACGAGCGCACAACAGAAAATGCCGCTGGTGGCGCGGCTCGGTTCGGCCAACAAGTCGCTCTTCGAAGTGATCGCGCTGATGGAGAACAATATCGAAGAGCCGCTTTCGCGCGAAGAGCTCGCACGGCTCGCCGGCATGTCGCAACGGCAATTGCAGCGCCTGTTCCGCGAGCATCTGGGCATGACTCCCACGCATTACTATCTGACGCTGCGCCTGCGGCGCGCCCGTGAATTGCTGCTGCAGACCGACATGTCGATCATGCATATCACGATGGCTTGCGGCTTCCAGTCGGCTTGCCACTTCTCGAAGAGCTATCGCGACGCGTTCGGCACCGCGCCGACGCGCGAACGGCGCAAGCAGGCCCCCTCCCTCGCCGCCGCGCCTGTCATGGCGGCGTGA
- the fdhA gene encoding formaldehyde dehydrogenase, glutathione-independent, giving the protein MSSNRGVVYLGQGKVEVQSIDFPKMVDPRGRSIGHGVILKVVSTNICGSDQHMVRGRTTAEVGLVLGHEITGEVIEVGRDVETLKVGDLVSVPFNVACGRCPTCKAQHTGVCLNVNPSRAGGAYGYVDMGGWIGGQAEYVLVPYADFNLLKFPDYAQAMSKIRDLTCLSDILPTGYHGAVMAGVKPGATVYIAGAGPVGMAAAASARLLGAACTIVGDMNEARLAHARKMGFQTIDLSKDATLGEQIEQILGKPEVDCAVDCVGFEAHGHGSSGSHEEAPATVLNSLMEITRAAGAIGIPGLYVTDDPGATDAAARKGSLSIRFGLGWAKSHSFHTGQTPVMKYNHNLMQAILWDRLPIADIVNVTVVSLDQAPDGYRQFDGGAPKKFVIDPHGLLKAA; this is encoded by the coding sequence ATGAGCAGCAATCGCGGTGTCGTGTATCTAGGGCAGGGCAAGGTGGAGGTGCAATCGATCGACTTTCCGAAGATGGTCGATCCGCGTGGCCGGTCAATCGGCCATGGCGTGATCCTGAAGGTGGTCAGCACGAATATTTGCGGTTCCGATCAGCACATGGTGCGTGGCCGCACGACGGCCGAGGTCGGCCTCGTGCTCGGTCACGAGATCACCGGCGAGGTGATCGAGGTGGGCCGCGACGTCGAAACCTTGAAGGTCGGCGATCTGGTGTCGGTGCCTTTCAACGTTGCTTGCGGACGCTGCCCGACCTGCAAGGCGCAACATACCGGCGTGTGCCTGAACGTGAATCCGTCACGGGCCGGCGGCGCCTACGGCTACGTCGACATGGGCGGCTGGATCGGCGGCCAGGCCGAGTACGTGCTGGTGCCGTACGCGGACTTCAATCTGCTGAAATTCCCCGACTACGCGCAAGCGATGTCGAAAATCCGCGATCTGACGTGCCTGTCCGACATTCTGCCGACCGGCTATCACGGCGCGGTGATGGCAGGCGTGAAGCCTGGCGCGACCGTCTACATTGCGGGTGCCGGACCGGTGGGCATGGCGGCGGCCGCTTCCGCGCGTTTGCTGGGCGCGGCCTGCACGATCGTTGGCGATATGAACGAGGCGCGGCTCGCGCATGCTCGCAAGATGGGTTTCCAGACCATCGACCTGTCGAAGGACGCTACGCTCGGCGAGCAGATCGAACAGATTCTCGGCAAGCCGGAAGTGGACTGCGCGGTGGACTGCGTCGGCTTCGAGGCACACGGTCACGGCAGCAGCGGTTCGCATGAGGAAGCGCCGGCCACCGTGCTCAATTCGCTGATGGAAATCACCCGGGCCGCGGGTGCGATCGGGATTCCGGGCCTTTACGTGACGGACGATCCGGGCGCCACCGACGCCGCTGCGCGCAAAGGCAGTCTGAGCATCCGCTTCGGTCTCGGCTGGGCCAAGTCACACTCGTTCCACACGGGGCAGACACCGGTGATGAAGTACAACCACAATCTGATGCAGGCGATCTTGTGGGACCGCTTGCCGATTGCGGATATCGTCAACGTGACGGTCGTTTCGCTCGACCAGGCCCCGGACGGTTACCGGCAATTTGATGGCGGTGCGCCGAAGAAGTTTGTGATCGACCCGCATGGGCTGTTGAAAGCGGCCTGA
- the betI gene encoding transcriptional regulator BetI — protein MPKLGMREIRRAQLIDATLLTIDQTGLAGATLASVAQRASISTGIVSHYFGDKDGLLEATMRHVLRDLWQATSRRRSAAKADPRSKLRAVVAANFDAEQTSGPVMKTWLAFWSESMHKPHLRRLQYVNTRRLNSNLCADFSKALPRPAARRAASGLAALIDGLWLRGALSGEPFDTKAALRVANDYIDLLLEARD, from the coding sequence ATGCCCAAACTCGGAATGCGCGAAATCCGCCGCGCTCAACTGATCGACGCCACCCTGCTGACCATCGACCAAACCGGTCTGGCCGGCGCCACGCTCGCGTCGGTTGCGCAGCGCGCGAGCATTTCCACCGGCATCGTCAGCCATTACTTCGGCGACAAGGACGGCTTGCTCGAAGCCACCATGCGCCATGTGCTGCGCGATCTGTGGCAAGCCACGTCGAGGCGGCGCAGTGCGGCAAAGGCGGATCCCCGCTCGAAACTGCGCGCGGTCGTTGCGGCGAATTTCGACGCCGAACAGACCAGCGGCCCGGTCATGAAAACCTGGCTCGCGTTCTGGTCCGAGAGCATGCACAAGCCGCACTTGCGGCGGCTTCAATACGTGAACACCCGGCGCCTGAATTCGAACCTGTGCGCGGACTTTTCCAAGGCGTTGCCCCGTCCGGCGGCGCGCCGCGCGGCAAGCGGCCTCGCGGCGCTGATCGACGGGCTATGGCTGCGCGGCGCGTTGTCCGGCGAGCCCTTCGATACAAAGGCCGCGCTGCGCGTGGCAAACGACTACATCGATCTGCTGCTGGAAGCACGCGACTAG